In a single window of the Mesorhizobium shangrilense genome:
- a CDS encoding Na+/H+ antiporter subunit E, whose product MSRVLPYPLLTASLILMWMLLNAFSLGHFLLGTVVALIASRAMAALHPSKPRLRRWRRIPQLLGIVLLDILRSNIAVASVILHGLRRQRVAGFVAIPLALRDPTGLAVLACIVTSTPGTAWVEYDSDTGILLIHVLDLLDEEEWIALIRNRYEALLLEIFE is encoded by the coding sequence ATGAGCCGCGTGCTGCCCTATCCGCTGCTGACGGCATCCCTGATCCTGATGTGGATGCTGCTCAACGCCTTCTCGCTGGGCCACTTCCTGCTCGGAACGGTCGTCGCGCTGATCGCGTCCCGCGCGATGGCGGCGCTGCATCCCTCCAAGCCCAGGCTGCGACGGTGGCGGCGGATTCCGCAGCTTCTGGGGATCGTGCTGCTCGACATCCTGCGCTCCAACATCGCCGTCGCCAGCGTGATCCTCCACGGCCTGCGGCGCCAGCGGGTTGCAGGCTTCGTCGCCATCCCGCTCGCATTGCGCGACCCGACGGGATTGGCGGTACTCGCCTGCATCGTGACCAGCACCCCCGGCACGGCGTGGGTGGAGTACGATTCCGATACCGGCATCCTGCTGATCCATGTGCTCGACCTGCTCGACGAGGAGGAATGGATCGCCCTGATCAGAAATCGCTACGAGGCCCTGCTGCTGGAGATATTCGAATGA
- the ccoS gene encoding cbb3-type cytochrome oxidase assembly protein CcoS, whose amino-acid sequence MATLIYLMPVALFLGGASLAAFLWSLRSGQYEDLDGAAVRVLADDPPATPKDRD is encoded by the coding sequence ATGGCAACATTGATCTACCTCATGCCGGTCGCGCTGTTTCTTGGCGGCGCAAGCCTGGCCGCGTTCCTCTGGTCGCTGCGCAGCGGCCAGTACGAGGATCTCGATGGCGCAGCCGTCAGGGTGCTGGCTGACGATCCCCCGGCCACACCCAAGGACCGCGACTGA
- a CDS encoding heavy metal translocating P-type ATPase, which translates to MSCCAPGAELALDVQSLPSDDEVGLASRALGDGRRQVELAVPAVHCGACISAVEQTLARLEGVEAARVNLSTKRVTVRWLGDAVPPLVSTLAGIGYPPNLFDSEADTKDGTLGELIRAVAVSGFAAANIMLLSVSVWSGAEGATRDLFHWVSAMIALPALAFAGRIYYRSAWSALRHGRMNMDVPIAIGVTLAYALSLYETVNHGAHAYFDASVTLLFFLLIGRTLDHVMRDRARAAVIGLVRMAPRGAMVIEADGGRSYRPVDEIVPGTRLLVAAGDRVPVDARVEEGVSDVDCSIITGESRPVAVAAGSVVRAGTMNMTGALTVEAVASASDSFLADMVRMMEAAEGGRARYRRIAERVSAAYAPVVHLTALAAFVGWMFVNGDWHNAMTIAIAVLIITCPCALGLAVPIVQVMAARRLFENGVMVKDGAAMERLAEADAVVVDKTGTLTLGRPRLANAPEIDPDMLQVAAELGAHSRHPYSRAVAIHRAPAEAAVRFEGIREHPGLGIEGHFDGSLWRLGRAEWAAGEGGGNATTLARDGKAVAAFTFEDILRPGSRQALEELAAKVGPVEMLSGDNEAACRATAMALGIDTYSPGLLPADKVARIEALSAEGRKVAMIGDGLNDAPALGAAHISFAPSSAADVGRNASDFVFLRDSLMAVPLAVDVARRAGRLIRQNLVMAIGYNVIAVPLAIFGYVTPLVAAIAMSGSSLLVIANALRLAAPSLGAGEAKQPDAHEGRAQWQH; encoded by the coding sequence CGCCTGCATCTCCGCCGTCGAGCAGACGCTTGCGCGCCTCGAGGGCGTCGAGGCGGCGCGCGTCAACCTTTCCACCAAGCGGGTCACGGTGCGCTGGCTGGGCGATGCCGTGCCGCCGCTGGTGTCGACGCTCGCGGGCATCGGCTATCCGCCCAACCTCTTCGATTCCGAAGCCGACACAAAGGATGGCACGCTGGGCGAGCTGATTCGCGCCGTTGCGGTCTCAGGCTTCGCCGCCGCCAACATCATGCTCTTGTCCGTCTCGGTGTGGTCGGGAGCGGAGGGAGCGACGCGCGACCTCTTCCACTGGGTATCGGCGATGATCGCGCTGCCGGCGCTCGCCTTCGCCGGCCGGATCTACTACCGGTCGGCCTGGTCCGCGCTCCGGCATGGCCGCATGAACATGGACGTGCCGATCGCCATCGGCGTGACGCTCGCCTATGCGCTGAGCCTCTACGAGACCGTCAACCACGGCGCGCATGCCTATTTCGACGCGTCTGTCACGCTGCTCTTCTTCCTGCTAATCGGCCGCACGCTCGACCATGTGATGCGCGACAGGGCGCGCGCGGCGGTGATCGGGCTGGTCCGGATGGCGCCGCGCGGCGCCATGGTGATCGAAGCCGACGGCGGCCGCAGCTACCGACCGGTGGACGAGATCGTTCCGGGGACACGGCTGCTGGTCGCCGCCGGCGACCGCGTGCCGGTCGATGCGCGCGTCGAGGAGGGCGTCTCGGACGTCGATTGCTCGATCATCACAGGCGAAAGCCGCCCCGTCGCCGTCGCCGCCGGCAGCGTGGTGCGCGCCGGCACGATGAACATGACGGGCGCACTGACGGTCGAGGCCGTCGCCAGCGCTTCGGACTCCTTCCTTGCCGACATGGTGCGCATGATGGAGGCGGCCGAAGGCGGCCGCGCTCGCTATCGCCGCATCGCGGAGCGCGTCTCCGCGGCCTATGCGCCGGTGGTTCACCTGACGGCGCTTGCCGCCTTCGTGGGCTGGATGTTCGTCAACGGCGACTGGCACAACGCCATGACCATCGCGATCGCCGTGCTGATCATCACCTGTCCGTGCGCGCTTGGGCTTGCGGTTCCGATCGTCCAGGTCATGGCGGCGCGCCGGCTGTTCGAGAACGGGGTAATGGTCAAGGACGGCGCCGCGATGGAGCGGCTGGCCGAGGCCGACGCCGTGGTCGTCGACAAGACCGGAACGCTGACCCTCGGCCGCCCACGGCTTGCCAACGCGCCTGAGATCGACCCCGACATGCTGCAGGTCGCAGCCGAGCTGGGGGCACATTCGCGCCATCCCTATTCGCGCGCCGTCGCGATCCACCGCGCGCCAGCCGAGGCCGCGGTCAGGTTCGAAGGCATTCGCGAGCATCCCGGTCTGGGCATCGAAGGTCATTTCGACGGAAGCCTCTGGCGTCTGGGCCGGGCGGAGTGGGCCGCGGGCGAGGGGGGGGGCAACGCAACGACCCTGGCGCGCGACGGCAAGGCCGTCGCCGCTTTCACCTTCGAGGACATTCTGCGGCCCGGTTCGCGCCAGGCGCTCGAAGAACTGGCCGCGAAGGTCGGCCCGGTCGAGATGCTGTCCGGCGACAATGAGGCCGCTTGCCGCGCGACGGCCATGGCGCTCGGTATCGACACCTATTCGCCGGGCCTGCTGCCCGCCGACAAGGTTGCGCGCATCGAGGCGCTTTCGGCGGAAGGCCGCAAGGTCGCGATGATCGGCGACGGACTGAACGATGCGCCTGCGCTCGGCGCGGCGCATATCTCGTTCGCGCCGTCGAGTGCGGCCGATGTCGGCCGCAATGCGTCGGACTTCGTGTTCCTGCGCGACAGCCTGATGGCCGTTCCGCTGGCCGTCGACGTGGCGCGCCGTGCCGGCCGGCTGATCAGGCAGAATCTCGTCATGGCCATCGGCTACAACGTCATCGCCGTACCGCTGGCGATCTTCGGCTATGTCACGCCGCTGGTCGCGGCAATCGCCATGTCGGGCTCCTCGCTGCTGGTCATCGCCAATGCGCTCCGCCTAGCGGCGCCCAGCCTTGGCGCCGGCGAAGCGAAGCAGCCGGACGCACACGAAGGGAGAGCCCAATGGCAACATTGA
- a CDS encoding PTS sugar transporter subunit IIA: MDIGKVLREQDIMLGMPARGKRSALAKIAASLAKRAGASDGEVLAALLRRERLGSTGIGHGVAVPHARLDGIEAPAAMLVRLEKPVCFDAPDSDPVDLVLALLWPKADIARFLPALSRMSRLLRSADLRERLRSAQTAAEAFAWLRLHEPPSAARPAVGPRRAGGLRPLGVGLEARA, translated from the coding sequence ATGGACATCGGTAAGGTCCTGCGGGAGCAGGACATCATGCTCGGGATGCCGGCCAGGGGAAAGAGGTCGGCGTTAGCCAAAATCGCCGCCTCGCTCGCAAAACGGGCTGGTGCGAGCGACGGCGAAGTCCTGGCAGCGTTGCTTCGCCGTGAACGCCTCGGATCGACGGGCATCGGTCATGGCGTGGCCGTACCCCACGCGCGGCTGGACGGGATCGAAGCGCCTGCAGCGATGCTGGTGAGGCTGGAGAAGCCTGTCTGCTTCGACGCGCCCGACAGCGACCCGGTGGACCTGGTGCTGGCCCTGCTGTGGCCGAAGGCGGACATCGCACGCTTTCTGCCTGCGCTGTCGCGCATGTCCAGGCTGCTGCGGTCGGCGGATCTTCGAGAGCGCCTGCGTTCGGCGCAGACGGCAGCGGAAGCCTTCGCGTGGCTGAGACTGCATGAGCCGCCCTCGGCCGCGCGGCCGGCTGTCGGTCCGCGGCGGGCGGGTGGGCTCCGGCCCCTCGGTGTCGGCCTGGAGGCCAGGGCATGA
- a CDS encoding monovalent cation/H+ antiporter subunit A, whose amino-acid sequence MTDHALLTVMVLLPFAGSLVTATLASSSRDVAGALAGVVALLCHVITWVLYPTVAAEGAVRATFAWVPSLGLEIALRLDGFAWLFAFLISGIGLLVVIYARYYMSAEDPVPRFFSYFQAFMGAMLGVVVSGNLILLVVFWELTSIVSFLLIGYWHHNQAARDGARMSLTVTGIGGLGLLAGVLILGHIVGSYDLDRVLQSGDLIRAHDLYVPALLLILLGALTKSAQFPFHFWLPNAMAAPTPVSAYLHSATMVKAGVFLMARLWPVLSGTPEWFTIVGLAGMASLVLGAYLAMFQQDLKGLLAYSTISHLGLITLLLSFGSPLGAVAAIFHMMNHATFKASLFMAAGIIDHETGTRDLRRLSGLFRYMPITGTLAMVASAAMAGVPLLNGFLSKEMFFAQAVETHAYSWLDTVAPYAAVLASMLAVTYSMRLIHSIFLGAPPESFPREPHEPPFWMRFPVTFLVFACLVVGIVPGLTIGPYLHVAVESVLGAETPEYSLAVWHGVTLPLAMSGLALAGGGLLYLAIGNYLEASERPLLLGRIEGQRIFERVMVTISWRWARFIESHLGTRRLQPQLRLLVLVAFAAAFVPLYRGGFVLAAPDAAGTDLVFVGLWTIGVACAVAAAYQAKFHRLAALVLLGGTGLVTCVTFIWLSAPDLAATQLVVEIVTTVLILLGLRWLPKRSRDLIEPSGAMVRLRRFRDLALAVAAGVGMSAIAYTVMMRPSPDTIADFFLEKAYSEGGGRNVVNVILVDFRGFDTLGEITVLGIVALTVFALLRRFRPAPDSIERPEQQRIQHAYDEAHPNRAPDATAVDYLFVPAVIMQWMFPVIIVLAAYLLLRGHDAPGGGFVAGVAMAAGFILQYMAAGTTWVEDRLRILPVMWIGGGLLIALLTGAAAWLFGEPFLTSYFRYADLPFIGKIPLASAALFDFGVFSLVVGATVLMLIALAHQSIRRLRAARIEEST is encoded by the coding sequence ATGACAGATCACGCCCTGCTGACGGTCATGGTTCTGCTGCCATTTGCAGGAAGCCTGGTGACCGCCACGCTGGCGTCTTCCAGCCGTGACGTCGCCGGGGCGTTGGCTGGCGTCGTCGCCCTCCTGTGCCATGTCATCACCTGGGTGCTCTATCCGACCGTTGCAGCGGAAGGCGCGGTGCGGGCGACATTCGCGTGGGTGCCCAGTCTCGGGCTGGAAATTGCGCTGCGGCTCGACGGTTTCGCCTGGCTGTTCGCCTTCCTGATCTCCGGCATCGGACTGCTCGTCGTCATCTACGCGCGCTACTACATGTCCGCGGAAGATCCGGTGCCGCGGTTCTTCTCGTATTTCCAGGCCTTCATGGGCGCCATGCTCGGCGTCGTCGTGTCGGGAAACCTCATCCTGCTGGTCGTCTTCTGGGAGTTGACCAGCATCGTCTCCTTCCTGCTCATCGGCTATTGGCATCACAACCAGGCCGCGCGCGACGGCGCCCGCATGTCGCTGACCGTGACGGGAATCGGCGGGCTCGGTCTGCTGGCGGGCGTGCTGATCCTCGGCCATATCGTCGGCAGCTATGATCTCGACCGCGTACTGCAGTCCGGCGACCTGATCCGGGCGCACGACCTCTACGTGCCGGCGCTCCTGCTCATCCTGCTTGGCGCGCTGACGAAAAGCGCGCAGTTCCCGTTCCACTTCTGGCTGCCCAACGCCATGGCCGCGCCCACGCCGGTTTCAGCCTATCTGCACTCCGCGACCATGGTGAAGGCCGGCGTCTTCCTCATGGCGCGGCTCTGGCCGGTGCTTTCAGGTACGCCCGAATGGTTCACCATCGTGGGGCTTGCCGGCATGGCGTCGCTGGTGCTCGGGGCCTACCTGGCGATGTTCCAGCAGGACCTGAAGGGCCTGCTTGCCTATTCGACGATCAGTCATCTCGGGCTGATCACGCTGCTGCTGAGCTTCGGCAGCCCGCTCGGCGCCGTGGCCGCCATCTTCCACATGATGAATCACGCGACCTTCAAGGCGTCGCTGTTCATGGCCGCGGGCATCATCGACCACGAGACCGGCACACGCGACCTGAGACGTCTCAGCGGTCTGTTCCGGTACATGCCGATCACCGGCACGTTGGCCATGGTGGCGAGCGCCGCCATGGCGGGCGTACCGTTGCTCAATGGCTTCCTCTCCAAGGAGATGTTCTTCGCCCAGGCGGTCGAAACGCATGCGTATTCCTGGCTGGATACCGTCGCTCCCTACGCGGCGGTGCTCGCAAGCATGCTGGCCGTCACCTATTCGATGCGCCTGATCCATTCCATCTTCCTGGGCGCTCCTCCTGAAAGCTTTCCGCGCGAGCCGCACGAGCCGCCGTTCTGGATGCGGTTTCCTGTCACATTCCTGGTGTTCGCCTGCCTCGTGGTCGGTATCGTCCCCGGCCTGACCATTGGGCCTTACCTGCACGTCGCCGTTGAATCTGTGCTCGGCGCGGAGACGCCGGAATACAGCCTCGCGGTCTGGCACGGCGTGACACTGCCGCTCGCCATGAGCGGCCTGGCGCTCGCCGGCGGCGGGCTGCTCTATCTCGCGATCGGCAACTATCTCGAGGCCTCGGAGCGGCCGCTGCTCCTGGGCCGCATCGAAGGACAGCGAATCTTCGAGCGGGTGATGGTCACCATTTCCTGGCGATGGGCGCGTTTCATCGAAAGCCATCTCGGCACCCGCCGCCTGCAGCCGCAGTTGCGGCTGCTGGTGCTGGTCGCCTTCGCGGCCGCCTTCGTTCCGCTGTATCGCGGCGGCTTCGTCCTCGCCGCCCCGGACGCGGCCGGGACCGATCTGGTCTTCGTCGGGCTGTGGACGATCGGCGTGGCCTGCGCCGTGGCCGCCGCCTACCAGGCAAAATTCCACCGGCTCGCGGCGCTGGTGCTGCTGGGCGGCACCGGACTCGTCACCTGCGTGACCTTCATCTGGCTGTCCGCGCCCGACCTTGCCGCGACCCAGCTCGTCGTGGAGATCGTGACGACGGTGTTGATCCTGCTCGGTCTACGCTGGTTGCCGAAACGATCAAGGGATCTGATCGAGCCGAGCGGCGCGATGGTGCGGCTTCGCCGCTTCCGCGACCTTGCCCTGGCGGTGGCGGCAGGCGTCGGCATGTCGGCGATAGCCTACACCGTGATGATGCGCCCCTCACCGGACACGATCGCCGACTTCTTCCTGGAGAAGGCGTACAGCGAGGGCGGCGGGCGCAACGTCGTCAACGTCATCCTCGTCGACTTCCGTGGCTTCGACACGCTGGGCGAGATCACGGTGCTCGGCATCGTGGCGTTGACGGTCTTCGCGCTGTTGCGCCGCTTCCGTCCTGCTCCCGACAGCATCGAGCGCCCCGAGCAGCAGCGCATCCAGCATGCCTATGACGAAGCGCATCCCAACCGCGCCCCGGACGCAACCGCGGTCGACTATCTGTTCGTGCCTGCGGTGATCATGCAGTGGATGTTCCCGGTGATCATCGTGCTGGCGGCCTATCTGCTGCTGCGCGGCCACGATGCCCCGGGAGGCGGCTTCGTCGCAGGGGTCGCCATGGCCGCTGGCTTCATCCTGCAGTACATGGCGGCGGGAACCACATGGGTGGAAGACAGGCTGCGTATCCTGCCGGTGATGTGGATCGGCGGCGGCCTGCTGATCGCGCTGCTGACCGGCGCGGCTGCCTGGCTGTTCGGAGAGCCCTTCCTGACGTCGTATTTCCGGTACGCCGACCTGCCGTTCATCGGCAAGATTCCGCTGGCGTCGGCAGCTCTCTTCGACTTCGGCGTGTTCTCGCTCGTGGTCGGCGCCACGGTGCTGATGCTTATCGCACTTGCCCACCAGTCGATCCGCCGGCTCCGCGCGGCGCGAATCGAGGAGTCGACCTGA
- a CDS encoding monovalent cation/H+ antiporter subunit D, protein MGWSQHLLIAPILLPLATGATLLLFDERRHVLKAGLNFVSTLMFLALSIALLRLADAPPAEAEALTRSYALGNWPAPFGIVLVLDRLSALMLLLSAVLAIASLVFSLARWHKAGPHFHTLFQFLLMGLGGAFLTGDLFNLFVFFEVLLAASYGLMLHGSGVFRVRAGLHYIAVNLAASLLFLIGVSLVYGVTGTLNMADLAVRLPGVADEDRMLLEAGVAILGVAFLVKAGMWPLCFWLPAAYMAAAAPVAALFAVLSKVGVYVLLRLTLLLFGSEAGALTGFGGPVLLFGGMATVAFGAFGVLASQAMGRLAGYSLLVSSGTLLAAVGMGDTAVVSGALFYMVSSTLTISALFLLIELVERAQEPGADLLTVTMEAYGDEVEAEEDEEEEVGVVMPGALAILGVCFGCIALLLAGLPPLSGFIAKFALLTAMLNLDGLGAPADIPARTWVLAALLILSGLAALLSMMRTGIRTFWAPLEVIVPRVLVVEVAPIIMLIGLCFALTVQGGALMGYTDATARSLHSPGGYISSVLPKAGVDDGAGEAAQ, encoded by the coding sequence ATGGGCTGGTCGCAGCACCTGCTGATCGCTCCGATCCTCCTTCCGCTGGCAACCGGGGCGACCCTGCTTCTGTTCGACGAGCGGCGGCACGTCCTGAAGGCAGGCCTCAACTTCGTGTCGACGCTGATGTTTCTGGCGCTGTCGATCGCGCTGCTGCGGCTCGCCGACGCGCCGCCGGCGGAAGCCGAGGCGCTGACGCGTTCCTATGCGCTGGGGAACTGGCCGGCTCCGTTCGGCATCGTGCTGGTGCTCGATCGACTGTCGGCTCTGATGCTTCTGCTCTCGGCCGTGCTTGCGATCGCATCGCTGGTGTTCTCGCTGGCGCGCTGGCACAAGGCCGGACCACACTTCCACACGCTGTTCCAGTTCCTGCTGATGGGGCTGGGCGGAGCCTTCCTCACGGGCGACCTGTTCAACCTGTTCGTCTTCTTCGAAGTGCTGCTGGCCGCCTCCTACGGGCTCATGCTGCATGGCTCGGGGGTGTTCCGTGTGCGCGCCGGGCTGCACTACATTGCCGTCAACCTTGCCGCTTCGCTGCTGTTCCTGATCGGGGTCAGTCTTGTCTACGGAGTCACCGGCACGCTGAACATGGCCGACCTTGCGGTGCGGCTGCCCGGCGTCGCGGACGAGGACCGGATGCTGCTGGAGGCGGGTGTCGCCATCCTGGGCGTCGCTTTCCTGGTGAAGGCCGGCATGTGGCCCCTCTGCTTCTGGCTGCCGGCGGCCTACATGGCGGCAGCCGCGCCGGTGGCGGCGCTGTTTGCGGTGCTGAGCAAGGTCGGCGTCTATGTGCTCCTGCGCCTCACACTGCTCCTCTTCGGCAGCGAAGCCGGCGCGCTGACCGGTTTCGGCGGTCCCGTTCTGCTGTTCGGAGGCATGGCGACGGTCGCCTTCGGCGCCTTCGGCGTGCTGGCCTCCCAGGCGATGGGGCGGCTCGCCGGGTACAGCCTGCTGGTCTCGTCGGGCACGTTGCTTGCAGCCGTCGGCATGGGAGACACGGCGGTCGTTTCGGGCGCACTCTTCTATATGGTGAGCTCCACGCTGACGATCAGCGCGCTGTTCCTGCTGATCGAACTGGTCGAGCGTGCGCAGGAGCCGGGGGCGGACCTGCTGACCGTCACCATGGAAGCATATGGCGACGAGGTCGAAGCCGAGGAGGACGAGGAAGAGGAGGTCGGCGTCGTGATGCCGGGCGCGCTTGCCATCCTCGGCGTCTGCTTCGGTTGCATCGCCCTCCTGCTTGCCGGTCTGCCGCCTTTGTCGGGCTTCATCGCCAAGTTCGCGTTGCTCACCGCCATGTTGAACCTGGACGGACTCGGCGCGCCCGCGGATATCCCTGCTCGGACCTGGGTGCTGGCGGCACTGCTCATCCTGTCGGGCCTGGCCGCGCTGCTCTCGATGATGCGTACCGGCATCCGCACCTTCTGGGCGCCGCTGGAGGTCATCGTCCCCCGCGTCCTGGTCGTCGAAGTGGCGCCCATCATCATGCTGATCGGGCTCTGTTTCGCGCTGACCGTGCAGGGCGGGGCCCTGATGGGCTATACCGATGCGACGGCGCGGTCCCTGCATTCACCGGGCGGCTATATCAGCAGCGTACTGCCGAAGGCCGGCGTGGATGACGGGGCAGGGGAGGCCGCACAATGA
- a CDS encoding Na+/H+ antiporter subunit C: protein MELTLAIAIGALTGSGVWLIQRPRTYQVIIGLSLLSYAVNLFIFSMGRLRIGAAPVLGQGGTVNPADYADPVPQALVLTAIVIGFATTALFLVVLLASRGLTGSDHVDGREPR, encoded by the coding sequence ATGGAACTGACGCTTGCCATCGCCATCGGTGCACTCACCGGATCGGGCGTCTGGCTGATCCAGCGACCGCGCACCTATCAGGTCATCATCGGCCTTTCCTTGCTGTCCTACGCCGTCAACCTGTTCATCTTTAGCATGGGCAGGCTGCGCATCGGCGCGGCACCGGTGCTCGGGCAGGGCGGGACGGTCAATCCGGCTGACTATGCGGATCCGGTTCCGCAGGCACTGGTGCTCACGGCGATCGTCATCGGTTTCGCGACCACGGCGCTGTTCCTCGTCGTGCTTCTCGCGTCACGCGGGCTGACGGGCAGCGACCACGTTGACGGGCGGGAGCCTCGCTGA
- a CDS encoding NUDIX hydrolase, whose protein sequence is MEMPVPQAAKANDKADLAQQYAALPWRVSRKGVLQVLLVTSRRRGRWIVPKGWLARERSPAQSAAREAFEEAGVIGRTGDEPIGSYLYSKVHDDGSIEPRNVTLFDLHVKGTLLNWPEKGERKRGWWPIDEAAAMVGEPELGELLRSLELTSKRTA, encoded by the coding sequence ATGGAGATGCCCGTGCCGCAAGCCGCCAAGGCGAACGACAAGGCCGATCTCGCCCAGCAGTATGCCGCGCTGCCCTGGCGGGTCAGTCGCAAGGGCGTGCTTCAGGTGCTGCTCGTCACGTCGCGGCGTCGTGGGCGCTGGATCGTGCCGAAGGGGTGGCTGGCGAGGGAGCGATCGCCGGCGCAGTCGGCGGCGCGCGAGGCATTCGAGGAGGCGGGCGTGATCGGCCGGACGGGTGACGAGCCGATCGGCAGCTACCTGTACTCGAAAGTCCATGACGACGGCAGCATCGAGCCGCGGAACGTGACGCTGTTCGATCTGCACGTGAAGGGAACGCTGCTCAACTGGCCGGAAAAGGGCGAGCGCAAGCGTGGCTGGTGGCCGATCGACGAAGCGGCCGCGATGGTGGGCGAACCGGAACTGGGCGAGTTGCTCCGTTCGCTGGAGCTCACCTCGAAAAGGACCGCATGA
- a CDS encoding K+/H+ antiporter subunit F: MSAVVLVWAVTIAQCMLVVAMGCNVYRLVRGPRAQDRVLCLDAMYANAMLLILTFGIRTGSTFYFEAALVIGVIGFVSTVALAKFLMRGEVIE, translated from the coding sequence ATGAGCGCCGTCGTTCTCGTGTGGGCGGTGACGATTGCACAGTGCATGCTCGTCGTCGCCATGGGCTGCAATGTCTATCGGCTCGTGCGCGGCCCCCGCGCGCAGGACCGCGTGCTCTGCCTCGACGCGATGTACGCGAACGCCATGCTGCTGATACTAACGTTCGGTATCCGCACCGGCAGCACGTTCTATTTCGAAGCGGCGCTGGTGATCGGCGTCATCGGCTTCGTGTCGACGGTGGCGCTCGCCAAGTTCCTGATGCGGGGCGAGGTGATCGAATGA
- the mnhG gene encoding monovalent cation/H(+) antiporter subunit G, which produces MTHAEALPAWAALLTAFFVLLGASLTLIGAIGTLQLRTFFERIHAPTLGTSWGTGAIVIGSMICFSVLQTRFVLHEILIGIFVTVTTPVTLMLLARAALYRDRTEGNVEVPPHEVVAQKDGSGEPTGS; this is translated from the coding sequence ATGACCCATGCGGAAGCCTTGCCGGCCTGGGCGGCGCTGCTGACGGCCTTCTTCGTGCTCCTGGGCGCGAGCCTTACGCTGATCGGCGCGATCGGCACGTTGCAGCTGCGTACCTTCTTCGAGCGGATCCATGCGCCGACGCTTGGCACGAGCTGGGGAACCGGCGCGATCGTCATCGGCTCGATGATCTGCTTTTCCGTGCTCCAGACCCGCTTCGTCTTGCACGAAATCCTCATCGGCATCTTCGTCACGGTGACGACGCCGGTGACGCTGATGTTGCTCGCCCGCGCCGCGCTCTATCGCGACCGCACCGAGGGAAACGTCGAGGTTCCGCCCCACGAAGTGGTGGCGCAGAAGGATGGATCGGGCGAGCCGACCGGATCCTGA